From Desulfobacterales bacterium:
CGATCATATACAATGACTTCTCCAGATCGTATTTTTTCTCTGTGTGAGGCTGTGAAATACGTTCAGGATAAAAACATAGCGGGAGATATAGTTGAATGCGGTGTTTGGAAAGGAGGAAGCATGATGGCTGTTGCCGAAACCCTATTGCAGACTGGTGATCCAAATAGAAGTTTGTATTTATTCGACACCTTCGAGGGAATGCCTCCGCCTACCGAAAATGATGTGGATATATCAGGCATGACGGCCAAGTGCTTATTGGAAACCTCGGATATGGATAGAGACGAATCCGTCTGGTGTCGTGCAAATTTAGATGTTGTAGCGAAGGCATTAGACAGCACAGGTTATCCATCCGAAAGGATCAAACTTATAAAAGGTATGGTTGAACAGACTATTCCTCATTTGGCGCCAGAGAAAATTGCGTTGTTGCGCCTGGATACAGACTGGTACGAATCCACAAAACATGAAATGGAACAATTATTCCCACGTCTTAC
This genomic window contains:
- a CDS encoding macrocin O-methyltransferase, coding for MNPLFILKKIARAFGLEIKRTRTESFSPDIPAAFVDTYKKVRSYTMTSPDRIFSLCEAVKYVQDKNIAGDIVECGVWKGGSMMAVAETLLQTGDPNRSLYLFDTFEGMPPPTENDVDISGMTAKCLLETSDMDRDESVWCRANLDVVAKALDSTGYPSERIKLIKGMVEQTIPHLAPEKIALLRLDTDWYESTKHEMEQLFPRLTRGGVLIIDDYGHWQGARKAVDEYLENNNVKILLNRIDYTGRIAVKI